One genomic segment of Planktothrix sp. FACHB-1365 includes these proteins:
- a CDS encoding ABC transporter substrate-binding protein, with protein sequence MINFARKLLRLGIFLSIFLLLLSNCQGIHQKQDNVIHLSLWQSVNPPPNRDVFEQLVNKFNQTHPDIQIDSIFIGQPKLPKILTAVVGNSPPDLLVHDPQSTGQFAELGAILPLDNWVENLPFKSDIVPGLFEQLRLDGHIWSSPLYTANLGIFYRPKLFQLAGITEFPKTWEEFRQVAKKLTIDRNRDGRPEQYGLLLPLGKGEWTVFSWFPFLLSAGGEILTNNQPNFINPGAIHALQFWQDLIKEGSATLSQPERGYEEADFISGRVAMQITGPWTYITKSNVDYQVFPIPTDIKPSTVTATGNIFVMKTTPKREKAALKFLEFVLSEEFQTEWAMGTDFLPVNLKSVQSQDYQEYLKSRSWLKVFVEQMSVAGSRPIIDGYTRISDSLGSAIEATLLGQSSAESALKEAQKRLEVILGRK encoded by the coding sequence ATGATAAACTTTGCTAGAAAGTTATTACGGCTGGGAATTTTTCTGAGTATATTTCTCCTATTGTTATCAAATTGTCAGGGGATTCATCAAAAACAGGATAACGTCATTCATTTAAGCCTTTGGCAATCCGTCAACCCTCCTCCAAACCGGGATGTGTTTGAACAATTAGTGAATAAATTTAATCAAACCCATCCTGATATTCAGATAGATTCTATCTTTATTGGTCAACCTAAATTGCCAAAAATATTAACAGCCGTTGTCGGGAATTCTCCACCGGATTTGTTAGTACACGACCCCCAATCCACAGGACAGTTTGCAGAATTAGGGGCAATTCTACCGTTAGATAATTGGGTGGAAAATTTACCCTTTAAATCTGATATTGTTCCCGGTTTATTTGAGCAATTGCGCTTAGATGGTCATATTTGGTCAAGTCCCTTATATACGGCTAATCTCGGTATTTTTTACCGACCGAAGTTGTTTCAATTGGCAGGAATTACGGAATTTCCTAAGACTTGGGAAGAATTCAGACAAGTGGCGAAAAAGCTGACGATTGACCGCAATCGAGATGGAAGACCTGAACAATATGGACTGTTATTGCCATTAGGAAAAGGAGAATGGACGGTCTTTAGTTGGTTCCCGTTTTTATTAAGTGCTGGAGGCGAAATCTTAACGAATAATCAACCCAATTTTATCAATCCAGGGGCTATTCATGCCTTACAGTTCTGGCAGGATTTGATCAAAGAAGGTTCAGCGACTCTTTCTCAGCCAGAACGGGGTTATGAAGAGGCGGATTTTATATCAGGTCGAGTAGCCATGCAAATTACAGGGCCTTGGACTTATATCACCAAGTCTAATGTTGATTATCAGGTGTTTCCCATACCTACTGATATTAAACCCTCGACGGTTACAGCAACGGGCAATATTTTTGTGATGAAAACTACCCCAAAACGAGAAAAAGCCGCTTTAAAATTCTTAGAATTTGTTTTAAGTGAGGAATTTCAAACCGAATGGGCAATGGGAACGGATTTTTTACCAGTCAATCTCAAATCTGTGCAAAGTCAAGACTACCAAGAATACCTCAAATCAAGATCTTGGTTAAAAGTATTTGTAGAGCAAATGTCCGTAGCGGGTTCTCGTCCGATTATAGACGGATATACTCGAATTTCTGATAGTTTAGGTAGCGCCATTGAGGCAACTTTATTAGGTCAATCTTCGGCTGAATCGGCATTAAAAGAAGCACAGAAACGATTAGAAGTGATTTTGGGACGAAAGTGA
- the scpB gene encoding SMC-Scp complex subunit ScpB, with amino-acid sequence MSLLAKIEAILYLKGQPLSIGGLAELARCDRKEVEEALIQLMSDYAHRDSALEVVETDSGYTLQLREAYMELMHTLVAPELGVGALRTLAAIALNGGITQTDLVELRGSGAYQQVQELVELGFVHKRKQPNARSYWLQVTKKFHQYFQVDQLPKQLSLNFTEDLPLDLPLDLPLDSTVQ; translated from the coding sequence ATGAGTTTATTGGCAAAAATTGAAGCAATTTTGTACTTAAAAGGTCAACCCCTTTCCATTGGAGGACTAGCAGAATTAGCCCGGTGCGATCGCAAAGAAGTTGAAGAAGCATTAATTCAACTCATGTCTGATTATGCCCATCGAGATAGTGCTTTAGAAGTGGTAGAAACCGACTCTGGATATACCCTGCAACTCCGAGAAGCCTATATGGAGTTAATGCACACCTTAGTCGCCCCAGAGTTAGGAGTAGGGGCCTTAAGAACCTTAGCGGCCATCGCCCTGAATGGAGGGATTACGCAAACGGATTTAGTTGAATTAAGAGGATCAGGAGCCTATCAACAGGTTCAGGAACTGGTGGAATTGGGGTTTGTTCACAAACGCAAACAACCCAACGCCCGCTCCTATTGGCTACAAGTCACGAAAAAATTTCATCAATATTTCCAGGTCGATCAGCTTCCTAAGCAATTATCTTTGAATTTTACCGAGGATTTACCCCTGGATTTACCCCTAGATTTACCCCTAGATTCGACCGTACAGTAG